TCTCGTTTATCGCTTTTCTACCCACATTCTTTGTAGCCTTTAGGTCTTCTTCTGTAAGCTTTACCAGGTCTCCTATAGTGGATATGCCCATCCTCTTTATGGAATTGAGCGCCCTTTGAGAAATATCAAGCTCTTCTATGGGAAGGCTCAGCTTTTCTACAAACTCTTCTGTTACACCCACAGGCTCTTCCACAACTGGAATTTCAAAGGATATATTCTCAAGCAGTGTGAAGTTTTTCACTATTAAACCTACCGCCTCTTTTATGACTTCATCAGGTGTCTTTGTGCCATCTGTGTAAACTTCCATTATAAGTCTGTCGTAGTCACTCCTTTTTTCTACCCTTGTTTTTTCCACCCTAAAGGCAACTTGGCGAACTGGTGAAAAGTCCGCATCCACCAATATCCATCCAGTTTCTCCAAGAACTTCCATTTCCTCAGTGGGGACGTATCCAAAGCCCCTTTCAATCCTTAGCTCTATATTTATCTCCTTATCTGGGCTTGTTATAGTTAGTATCTTTTGCTCGGGGTTTACTATCTCTACGTTGGGGGGAAGGCTTATATCCTTTGCGTATACCACACCCTCTCCCTTCTTTTTAAGATATAGGACTTCCACGTCAGAATTGTGGAGCTTAAATCTAATCCTTTTGAGGTTTGCTATTATTTCAATGGTATCCTCTTGAACACCTTCTATGGCGGAAAACTCATGATAAACACCGTATATCTTTACCGCAGTTAAGGCAACCCCTTGTATGGAAGAGAGCAAGGTCCTTCTAAGGGAATTGCCTATGGTTATACCAAAGCCTCTTTCTAATGGTTCCACAACAAAGCGACCATATGTCTTTGTCCTCTCTTCCCAATAGACCTTAGAAGGAAAAAGAAACTCTCTAAGCATACTCTTAACCTCCTTAAACTCTTGAATAGAACTCTATTACGTATTGGAGATTTATAGGAACTTCCAACTG
Above is a window of Aquificaceae bacterium DNA encoding:
- a CDS encoding DNA-directed RNA polymerase subunit alpha, with product MLREFLFPSKVYWEERTKTYGRFVVEPLERGFGITIGNSLRRTLLSSIQGVALTAVKIYGVYHEFSAIEGVQEDTIEIIANLKRIRFKLHNSDVEVLYLKKKGEGVVYAKDISLPPNVEIVNPEQKILTITSPDKEINIELRIERGFGYVPTEEMEVLGETGWILVDADFSPVRQVAFRVEKTRVEKRSDYDRLIMEVYTDGTKTPDEVIKEAVGLIVKNFTLLENISFEIPVVEEPVGVTEEFVEKLSLPIEELDISQRALNSIKRMGISTIGDLVKLTEEDLKATKNVGRKAINEIKEALKQMGLHLGMDIESRR